The stretch of DNA TCATCTTGGGGTGTGTGTGTGGCGTATAATTACAAGAGTAATCTGCAAATTACTTGTTGTGGAGTATTTTGTACAcaagagagagaaagacggagagagagagagagacCAAAGCGTGTCTTTTGTTGGTAACAAAAGAGCTTTTTTGGGCGCGCATTAGTTCTTTAGTCGACCACTAAAGACACACACACCCTCAGGAAACGAAAAACAAACTTTTTACTACCAACGCGCGAAAGAACGAGAGAGAAGGAGAGAGGAAGAGAgagaagagaaaagaaattgcaaaaaaaaaaaacaaaggaCAAACATTCACGCTATCGTTACTTACAcagaattgaaagaaagatcccaaatcaacaaatcaatatttaaaCTCCTTTGATTCCATCCCAAAAGATCagtaattatttttttattttttttttaattatcaTTTTATATCAACATTCACAATGGCTAGAACAAAACAAACAGCAAGAAAATCTACTGGTGGTAAAGCCCCAAGAAAACAATTAGCTTCCAAAGCTGCTAGAAAATCTGCTCCATCTACTGGTGGTGTCAAGAAACCACACAGATATAAGCCAGGTACTGTTGCCTTGAGAGAAATTAGAAGATTCCAAAAATCTACTGAATTATTGATTAGAAAATTACCATTCCAAAGATTAGTCAGAGAAATTGCTCAAGATTTCAAAACTGATTTAAGATTCCAATCTTCTGCTATTGGTGCTTTACAAGAAGCCGTTGAAGCTTACTTGGTTGGTTTATTCGAAGATACTAACTTGTGTGCTATCCATGCTAAGAGAGTTACCattcaaaagaaagataTGCAATTAGCTAGAAGATTGAGAGGTGAAAGATCTTAGGTTTTATTTCCTTGatggaaaaattttgtataataaataaaagtgTATATTAGttaatgaaatcaaattaagaATAGATTTATGTATATTAGTGATGACATTAAGAACACATGTAGGAATGGTGGGGCTAGCTAAAAAATTAGGTGCTGGTATTGGACATTTGGTAGTGTCTTGTGCGAGCTGGAAATATGATTGCTATCTTTTGGAATGGCgattaatttttcttccaTCTCAATTAAACCTACTTGGACATACCACAACTATCCTCCAATAAATAAGATGGCACAACCTCAGACTAATTCTATttatgattcaattgataaattatcgGTATCACCTATTCCTGCTGCTGCATTAGGGGGATCTCTTGTTCTCAAAGGATTATTTGGAACCAATGCTACCCCAGTAAATGTCGGTGCCACTGGCGGTACTGGTAGTGCATTCAAATTGGGTCGTAAAGTAGCTCTCGCTCGACCAACACGATTATCTTGCTTTACATTTGGAGGAGCATCACT from Candida albicans SC5314 chromosome R, complete sequence encodes:
- the HHT2 gene encoding histone (Putative histone H3; farnesol regulated; Hap43-induced; rat catheter and Spider biofilm repressed), coding for MARTKQTARKSTGGKAPRKQLASKAARKSAPSTGGVKKPHRYKPGTVALREIRRFQKSTELLIRKLPFQRLVREIAQDFKTDLRFQSSAIGALQEAVEAYLVGLFEDTNLCAIHAKRVTIQKKDMQLARRLRGERS
- a CDS encoding uncharacterized protein (Ortholog(s) have mitochondrion localization) produces the protein MAINFSSISIKPTWTYHNYPPINKMAQPQTNSIYDSIDKLSVSPIPAAALGGSLVLKGLFGTNATPVNVGATGGTGSAFKLGRKVALARPTRLSCFTFGGASLLGAWMMYDGDPVNASGFNFAWSALYLIVNGKESISGIFKGRITPLGLGGLALFNTGLYGREFFWSKNSPFK